The Mycolicibacterium mageritense genome contains a region encoding:
- a CDS encoding DUF6049 family protein — translation MRTGTVTALSAAQRWPSIVTRAVLVVAIVILTAMPALVMPRAAAGEPGAVPFLQIRIDRVSPEVVTTTSESVLTVTGVVLNVGDRPVRDVVIRLEHARAVTSSTTLRTDLTGNLDQFEPVADFTTVSPEMQRGQAVPFSLSFPLRAADGPSLHIEQPGVYPVMVNVNGTPDYGAPARLDDARFLLPVLGVPPASGQPDEDHTAPSSPAETLGAVVPPDTSKPVQLTMLWPLADRPRLAPGAPGGTTPVRLVDDELANSLASGGRLDTLLSAVDFATGPTVDPAGQVRSALCLAVDPDLLVTVNAMTAGYVVNDGPEAGLATPTHPGAGQDAAIAWLNRLRALAQRMCVTPTTYAQADLDALHRVGDPGLSAIATNGAGDIVDQILGTATIRGASIVGDGPLTGPAVDLLAAQGQTVAIAAAHTTAQDSATGAPETADVTPVRYRPDLVAAGFDPALGAALAGAGSDPVSPSYLDPSLEIPVRHDSATARRQDALGALLWRGLATDETPRTQILMPPLVWNLHPDDAQAILTSVATTIHAGLANPRPLTAVIAEGNAMPATPVEPPPADSLGNPHSRIDDGITSGIAGVTGRLWGLTAALTTDERTGLTGTQYTAPLREDMLRALSQSVPPESRNGLAQERLNRVTTSVNDMFRAVTIVNPGGSYTLATERSPLPMALRNDLPVPIRVRLQVDAPPGMTVTDMGEIELPPGYLPLRVPIEVHFTQRVAVDVALRTADGMPLGEPVRLSVHSNAYGKVLFFITLSAGAVLVLLAGRRLWHRFRGQPDRADLDRPDPLEVAMAFPADDTAPPADGKS, via the coding sequence ATGCGGACAGGGACCGTGACCGCGCTCTCGGCGGCGCAGCGCTGGCCGTCGATCGTGACGCGCGCAGTGCTGGTTGTGGCGATCGTGATCCTCACCGCCATGCCCGCACTGGTGATGCCGCGCGCCGCCGCGGGTGAACCGGGTGCCGTGCCGTTCCTGCAGATCCGCATCGACCGCGTCTCACCCGAGGTGGTGACCACGACCAGTGAATCGGTCCTGACGGTCACCGGGGTCGTGCTCAACGTCGGTGACCGCCCGGTCCGCGACGTCGTGATCCGGCTCGAGCACGCCCGCGCGGTGACATCGTCGACAACGCTGCGCACCGACCTGACCGGCAATCTCGATCAGTTCGAACCAGTCGCCGACTTCACCACCGTGTCCCCGGAGATGCAGCGCGGCCAAGCCGTCCCGTTCTCGCTGTCCTTCCCGCTGCGTGCGGCCGACGGGCCGTCCCTGCACATCGAACAGCCCGGCGTGTACCCAGTCATGGTCAACGTCAACGGAACCCCGGACTATGGCGCGCCAGCACGCCTCGACGACGCGCGCTTCCTGCTCCCGGTACTCGGCGTGCCACCTGCCTCCGGACAACCCGACGAGGACCACACCGCGCCGAGTTCGCCCGCCGAGACGCTCGGCGCCGTGGTCCCGCCCGACACCTCCAAACCCGTGCAGCTCACGATGCTGTGGCCGCTGGCCGACCGGCCCCGGCTGGCCCCGGGCGCGCCGGGTGGCACGACGCCCGTCCGGCTGGTCGATGACGAGCTGGCGAACTCGCTGGCCTCGGGCGGCCGGTTGGACACCCTGCTGTCCGCAGTCGATTTCGCGACGGGCCCCACGGTCGACCCGGCCGGTCAGGTCCGCTCTGCGTTATGCCTGGCGGTCGATCCCGACCTGCTGGTGACCGTCAACGCCATGACGGCCGGCTACGTCGTCAACGACGGCCCCGAGGCGGGCCTCGCCACCCCTACCCATCCCGGCGCCGGGCAGGACGCCGCGATCGCGTGGCTCAACCGGTTGCGCGCCCTCGCACAGCGCATGTGCGTCACCCCGACCACCTACGCGCAAGCCGATCTCGACGCGCTGCACCGGGTCGGCGATCCGGGGCTGAGCGCGATCGCCACCAACGGCGCCGGCGACATCGTCGACCAGATCCTCGGCACCGCCACGATCCGCGGCGCGAGCATCGTCGGCGACGGGCCGTTGACCGGCCCCGCAGTCGACCTGCTCGCGGCCCAGGGCCAGACCGTGGCGATCGCGGCCGCCCACACCACCGCGCAAGACTCGGCCACCGGGGCGCCAGAAACCGCCGACGTGACACCTGTGCGCTACCGTCCCGACCTCGTGGCCGCGGGATTCGACCCCGCCTTGGGCGCCGCGCTGGCCGGCGCGGGCAGCGATCCCGTCAGCCCGTCCTATCTCGATCCGTCGCTGGAGATCCCGGTACGCCACGATTCGGCGACCGCACGCCGTCAGGATGCGCTCGGCGCGCTGCTCTGGCGCGGGCTCGCCACCGACGAGACCCCGCGCACCCAGATCCTGATGCCGCCGCTGGTCTGGAACCTGCATCCCGACGACGCCCAAGCGATCCTCACGTCGGTGGCCACGACAATCCATGCCGGCCTGGCCAATCCCCGACCCTTGACCGCGGTGATCGCCGAGGGCAACGCCATGCCCGCGACGCCCGTCGAGCCACCGCCCGCCGACAGCCTCGGCAATCCGCACAGCCGCATCGACGACGGCATCACCTCGGGCATCGCGGGCGTCACCGGCCGGCTGTGGGGCCTGACCGCGGCGCTGACCACCGACGAGCGGACCGGTCTGACGGGCACGCAGTACACGGCCCCGCTGCGGGAAGACATGCTGCGGGCGCTCAGCCAGTCGGTACCGCCCGAATCCCGCAACGGCCTGGCGCAGGAACGGCTCAACCGCGTCACCACGAGTGTCAACGACATGTTCCGGGCCGTCACGATCGTCAACCCCGGCGGCTCCTACACGCTGGCGACCGAACGCAGTCCCCTGCCGATGGCGCTGCGCAACGATCTGCCGGTACCGATCCGGGTGCGGTTACAGGTCGACGCCCCGCCCGGGATGACCGTCACCGACATGGGCGAGATCGAACTGCCGCCGGGCTACCTGCCGCTGCGTGTGCCGATCGAGGTGCACTTCACGCAGCGCGTCGCGGTCGACGTCGCGCTGCGCACCGCGGACGGCATGCCGCTGGGTGAACCGGTGCGGCTCTCTGTGCACTCCAATGCCTACGGCAAGGTGCTGTTCTTCATCACGCTCTCGGCGGGCGCCGTGCTGGTGTTGCTCGCGGGCCGCAGGCTGTGGCACCGGTTCCGCGGTCAGCCCGACCGCGCAGACCTCGACCGGCCCGACCCACTCGAAGTGGCCATGGCCTTTCCCGCCGATGACACCGCACCACCCGCGGACGGAAAATCATGA
- a CDS encoding CCA tRNA nucleotidyltransferase yields the protein MPDAAAADAELLAGALVALNRHAAVLRDLGAAFAAEGHALYLVGGSVRDALLGRLTDTSDLDFTTDARPEQMRKLLRSWGDGLWEAGIEFGTIGVVKGGHRIEITTFRADSYDQVSRNPTVEFGDNLDDDLARRDFTANAMAIRVTGDGPAEFHDPLGGLAALRDKILDTPSAPEVSFGDDPLRMLRAARFVSQLGFGVAPRVLEALLEMAPQLSRITVERVAAELDKLLLGADPVAGIDLMVQTGLGAVVLPEVGDMRMAIDEHHQHKDVYWHSLTVLRQAIDLEDEGPDLVLRWAALLHDIGKPATRRHEPDGGVSFHHHEVVGAKMTRKRMRALKYSKQMVDDVSQLVYLHLRFHGYADDKGTGKWTDSAVRRYVTDAGPLLSRLHKLVRADCTTRNKRRAARLQANYDDLEARIAELAAKEDLQRVRPDLDGNEIMELLGIPAGPQIGEAWRHLKELRLERGPLTREEATEELLKWWNARG from the coding sequence GTGCCTGATGCTGCTGCTGCTGATGCCGAACTGCTGGCCGGTGCGCTCGTCGCGTTGAACCGGCATGCCGCGGTGCTGCGTGACCTGGGCGCGGCGTTCGCCGCCGAGGGTCACGCGCTGTATCTGGTGGGTGGCAGCGTCCGCGACGCGCTGCTGGGCCGGCTCACCGACACCAGTGATCTCGATTTCACCACCGATGCCCGGCCCGAGCAGATGCGCAAGCTCCTGCGCAGCTGGGGCGACGGGCTGTGGGAGGCGGGCATCGAGTTCGGCACCATCGGCGTCGTCAAGGGCGGCCACCGCATCGAGATCACGACGTTCCGCGCCGACAGCTACGACCAGGTGTCCCGGAACCCGACGGTCGAATTCGGGGACAACCTCGATGACGATCTGGCGCGCCGCGACTTCACCGCCAACGCCATGGCGATCCGCGTGACGGGCGACGGGCCGGCCGAATTCCACGATCCCCTGGGCGGTTTGGCCGCGTTGCGCGACAAGATCCTCGACACGCCGTCGGCGCCCGAGGTGTCGTTCGGTGACGATCCGCTGCGCATGCTGCGCGCCGCGCGGTTCGTGTCACAGTTGGGCTTCGGGGTGGCGCCGCGGGTTCTGGAGGCGCTGCTGGAGATGGCGCCGCAGCTGTCCCGGATCACGGTCGAGCGCGTCGCCGCCGAACTGGACAAGCTGCTGCTCGGTGCCGATCCGGTCGCAGGCATCGATCTGATGGTCCAGACCGGGCTGGGCGCGGTCGTGCTGCCCGAGGTCGGTGACATGCGGATGGCCATCGACGAACACCACCAGCACAAAGACGTCTACTGGCATTCGCTCACGGTGTTGCGGCAGGCGATCGACCTCGAGGACGAGGGCCCTGATCTGGTGCTGCGGTGGGCCGCGCTGCTGCATGACATCGGCAAGCCCGCGACCCGACGCCACGAGCCCGACGGCGGCGTGAGCTTCCACCACCACGAAGTGGTCGGCGCGAAGATGACCCGCAAGCGCATGCGGGCGCTCAAGTACTCCAAGCAGATGGTCGACGACGTGTCCCAGCTGGTGTATCTGCACCTGCGGTTCCACGGCTACGCCGACGACAAGGGCACCGGCAAGTGGACCGATTCGGCCGTGCGCCGGTATGTCACCGATGCCGGGCCGCTGCTGAGCCGGCTGCACAAACTCGTCCGTGCCGACTGCACGACGCGCAACAAGCGACGCGCCGCGCGGCTGCAGGCCAACTACGACGATCTCGAGGCCCGCATCGCCGAGCTCGCCGCGAAAGAGGATCTGCAGCGCGTACGGCCCGACCTCGACGGCAACGAGATCATGGAACTGCTGGGCATCCCCGCGGGTCCGCAGATCGGCGAGGCCTGGCGCCATCTCAAAGAGCTGCGGCTGGAACGCGGCCCGCTGACGCGTGAGGAAGCGACCGAAGAACTTCTGAAATGGTGGAACGCGAGGGGCTGA
- the trxB gene encoding thioredoxin-disulfide reductase, with translation MTTPSTVHDVIIIGSGPAGYTAAVYVARAQLKPLVFEGTQFGGALMTTTEVENYPGFRNGITGPELMDEMREQALRFGADLRMEDVDAVSLDGPVKSVTVGDETFQARSVILAMGAAARHLGVPGEEALTGMGVSTCATCDGFFFRDEDIVVVGGGDSAMEEATFLTRFARSVTLVHRRDEFRASKIMLERAQANEKITFLTNTEITEIEGDPKVTGVRLRDTVTGEESKLAVTGVFVAIGHDPRSDLVRGQVDLDDEGYVQVVGRTTATSIEGVFAAGDLVDHTYRQAITAAGSGCAAAIDTERWLADNE, from the coding sequence ATGACCACCCCATCGACGGTCCATGACGTCATCATCATCGGTTCCGGCCCGGCCGGATACACCGCAGCCGTGTACGTGGCCCGCGCCCAGCTCAAGCCCCTGGTCTTCGAGGGCACGCAGTTCGGCGGCGCGTTGATGACCACCACCGAGGTGGAGAACTACCCGGGCTTCCGTAACGGCATCACGGGCCCCGAGCTCATGGACGAGATGCGTGAGCAGGCCCTGCGCTTCGGCGCCGACCTGCGCATGGAGGATGTCGACGCGGTATCGCTGGACGGTCCCGTGAAATCCGTCACTGTCGGAGACGAGACATTCCAGGCCCGCTCGGTGATCCTGGCGATGGGTGCCGCGGCCCGCCATCTCGGTGTGCCCGGCGAGGAGGCCCTGACGGGTATGGGTGTGAGCACGTGCGCGACGTGCGACGGGTTCTTCTTCCGCGACGAGGACATCGTGGTGGTGGGTGGCGGCGACTCTGCAATGGAGGAGGCGACTTTCCTCACGCGGTTCGCCCGCAGCGTGACCCTGGTGCATCGCCGCGACGAGTTCCGCGCCTCCAAGATCATGCTTGAGCGGGCCCAGGCCAACGAGAAGATCACGTTCCTGACCAACACCGAGATCACCGAGATCGAAGGCGATCCCAAGGTCACCGGTGTCCGGTTGCGCGACACCGTCACGGGCGAGGAGTCCAAGCTCGCGGTCACGGGCGTGTTCGTCGCGATCGGCCACGATCCGCGCTCGGATCTGGTGCGCGGTCAGGTCGACCTCGACGATGAGGGCTACGTACAGGTGGTCGGCCGGACCACCGCCACGTCGATCGAGGGCGTGTTCGCCGCGGGCGACCTGGTCGACCACACTTACCGGCAGGCCATCACCGCAGCAGGCAGCGGCTGCGCGGCGGCTATCGACACCGAACGTTGGCTCGCTGACAACGAATGA
- the murJ gene encoding murein biosynthesis integral membrane protein MurJ, whose protein sequence is MTTPGPPTRPPVEPAASPPARPPDHLPARPPDHLPARPPGPARIPHSSTTRRPAGRPELSDAAVVSRSWGMAFATLISRITGFFRIVLLAAILGAALSSAFSVANQLPNMVAALVLEATFTAIFVPVLARAERDDADGGTAFVRRLVTLATTLLLVATVLSVACAPWLVRVMLGNDPQVNNPLTVAFAYLLLPQVLFYGLTSVFGAILNTRNVFGPPAWAPVLNNVVAILTLGLYVLVPGELSIDPVQMGNAKLLVLGIGTTLGVVVQTVVLLVAIRRERISLRPLWGIDERLKKFGAMATAMVLYVLISQVGFVVGNQIASTAAASGPAIYNYTWLVLQLPFGMIGVTVLTVVMPRLSRNAAADNLPAILADLSLATRLTMITLIPIVAMMTVGGPAIGSALFAYGNFGETDAGYLGMAITLSAFTLIPYALVLLQLRVFYAREQPWTPIIIIVVITVVKIAASLAAPHLTDNPDLVAGYLGLANGLGWVAGATVGHVLLRANLRPRDGRLLDMTVVRTILVTITASLLAGLIAHVADALLGLESLTTKAGAAGSLLRLVALGLIMVPIIVGVLVAARVPEALAAVAAVRRRLGVRGATQAGPPKKVAVQTSGAPVQPRPPGPVTYADQRNSSPNRWPPNPAATWGTAPVSVAGAGMRKGPPVTDEPAGGPATGPEGTATTKLPRATADDFQPDVTEEVAAPESPTTATPAPTTANGATSGRPPADYGGDPTREPISFAPPHEPAVESATGEDDVHLIPGATIADGRYRLLVFHGGPPNLQFWQALDTALDRQVALTFVDPDAAMPDDQVQEILSRTLKLSRLDTPGIARVLDVAHSGSGGLIVSEWIRGGSLAEVADTSPSPIGGARAIQSLAAAAEAAHRAGVCLSIDHPSRVRVSIEGDVALAFPATLPDATPDDDIRGIGAALYALLVDRWPLPESGTRSGLEPAALDSAGQPVEPRAIDRDIPFQISAAAARAVQPGGGIRSAPTLLNLLHQATAIADRTELLESVDEPDHVAPARRGEAARETDEVEEKARRRKALWIGLSVAGAIIVVALVVLASVLSSIFGDVGGGLNKDELGLNAPTSATESEGGDTTATGSTVKPTQVTVFSPEGEADSPGTASNAIDGNPGTSWSTDTYSDPVPFPGFKNGVGLMLQLPQSTVVGSVTLNVSSTGTSVQIRSAQSASPSSLSDTTELSPPTALKPGSNTISVNKAASTQYVLVWISTLGTVDGKSRSDISEITVKAAA, encoded by the coding sequence ATGACCACCCCGGGGCCGCCTACGCGTCCTCCCGTCGAGCCCGCGGCGAGCCCGCCCGCCCGCCCACCGGATCACCTGCCCGCCCGCCCACCGGATCACCTGCCCGCCCGCCCACCCGGACCGGCTCGTATCCCCCACTCCTCAACCACCCGTCGACCCGCAGGCCGCCCCGAACTCTCGGACGCCGCCGTCGTGTCGCGGTCGTGGGGCATGGCGTTCGCGACGCTGATCTCCCGGATCACGGGCTTCTTCCGCATCGTGCTGCTCGCCGCGATTCTCGGCGCCGCGCTGTCCAGTGCGTTCTCGGTGGCCAACCAGCTGCCGAACATGGTCGCGGCATTGGTGCTCGAGGCCACCTTCACCGCGATCTTCGTGCCGGTGCTCGCACGCGCAGAACGCGACGACGCCGACGGCGGCACGGCGTTCGTGCGCCGTCTCGTGACATTGGCGACGACACTGCTGCTGGTCGCCACCGTGCTCTCGGTGGCGTGTGCGCCGTGGCTGGTTCGGGTCATGCTGGGCAACGATCCACAGGTCAACAATCCGCTGACCGTCGCGTTCGCCTACCTGTTGCTGCCCCAGGTGCTGTTCTACGGGCTGACGTCGGTGTTCGGGGCGATCCTCAACACCCGCAACGTGTTCGGCCCGCCTGCCTGGGCGCCGGTGCTCAACAACGTGGTGGCCATCCTCACGCTCGGGCTGTACGTGCTGGTGCCCGGCGAGTTGTCCATCGACCCGGTGCAGATGGGCAACGCCAAACTGCTGGTGCTCGGCATCGGGACCACACTCGGTGTGGTCGTCCAGACGGTCGTGCTGCTGGTCGCGATCCGCCGCGAGCGCATCAGCCTGCGCCCGCTGTGGGGTATCGACGAGCGGCTCAAGAAGTTCGGTGCGATGGCCACCGCAATGGTGCTGTACGTGCTGATCAGTCAGGTCGGCTTCGTCGTCGGCAACCAGATCGCCAGCACCGCGGCCGCATCGGGGCCCGCGATCTACAACTACACATGGCTCGTGTTGCAGCTGCCGTTCGGCATGATCGGCGTCACGGTGCTCACGGTCGTGATGCCGCGGCTCAGCCGCAACGCGGCCGCCGACAACCTGCCCGCGATCCTCGCCGACCTGTCCCTGGCGACCCGGCTGACCATGATCACGCTCATCCCGATCGTCGCGATGATGACGGTCGGCGGGCCCGCGATCGGCAGCGCGCTCTTCGCGTACGGCAACTTCGGCGAAACCGACGCTGGCTATCTCGGCATGGCCATCACGCTTTCGGCCTTCACGCTCATCCCCTACGCGCTGGTGCTGCTGCAGCTGCGGGTGTTCTACGCCAGGGAACAGCCGTGGACGCCGATCATCATCATCGTCGTCATCACCGTCGTGAAGATCGCCGCGTCACTGGCGGCGCCGCATCTCACCGACAATCCCGATCTTGTGGCGGGCTACCTGGGGTTGGCCAACGGTCTGGGCTGGGTCGCGGGTGCCACGGTCGGCCACGTGCTGTTGCGCGCCAACCTGCGCCCGCGCGACGGGCGACTGCTCGACATGACCGTGGTGCGCACGATCCTCGTGACCATCACAGCATCGCTTTTGGCGGGGCTCATCGCACACGTGGCGGACGCGCTGCTCGGGCTCGAATCGTTGACCACGAAGGCCGGCGCCGCGGGATCGCTGCTGCGCCTGGTCGCCCTCGGATTGATCATGGTCCCGATCATCGTCGGAGTGCTGGTCGCGGCTCGCGTCCCCGAGGCGCTGGCCGCCGTGGCGGCGGTCCGTCGCCGGCTCGGCGTGCGGGGTGCCACCCAGGCCGGGCCGCCGAAAAAGGTAGCCGTGCAAACTAGCGGTGCGCCCGTCCAGCCACGGCCGCCTGGCCCCGTCACGTACGCTGATCAGAGGAATTCTTCTCCAAATCGGTGGCCGCCGAACCCGGCAGCCACCTGGGGTACGGCTCCGGTATCCGTTGCCGGGGCGGGGATGCGGAAAGGACCACCGGTGACCGACGAACCCGCGGGCGGCCCGGCGACCGGCCCTGAGGGCACGGCCACGACAAAGCTGCCTCGCGCGACGGCCGACGACTTCCAACCGGATGTGACCGAAGAGGTCGCCGCGCCCGAGAGCCCGACCACCGCCACACCCGCACCCACGACAGCCAACGGCGCCACCTCGGGACGGCCCCCTGCCGACTACGGCGGCGATCCGACGCGCGAACCGATCTCGTTCGCACCTCCGCACGAGCCCGCGGTCGAGTCGGCCACAGGTGAGGACGACGTCCATCTCATTCCGGGGGCCACCATCGCCGACGGTCGCTACCGGCTGCTGGTCTTCCACGGTGGGCCGCCGAACCTGCAGTTCTGGCAGGCGCTCGACACCGCGCTGGACCGTCAGGTCGCGCTGACGTTCGTCGATCCGGACGCGGCCATGCCCGATGACCAGGTGCAGGAAATCCTTTCGCGCACACTGAAACTCAGCCGGCTCGACACGCCGGGCATCGCCCGGGTGCTCGATGTGGCCCACAGCGGTTCCGGCGGGTTGATCGTGTCGGAGTGGATCCGCGGCGGCTCGCTCGCCGAAGTCGCCGACACCTCGCCGTCCCCCATCGGCGGGGCGCGCGCCATCCAATCGCTGGCCGCGGCGGCCGAGGCCGCGCACCGCGCCGGGGTCTGCCTGTCCATCGACCACCCCAGCCGGGTGCGCGTCAGCATCGAAGGCGATGTCGCGCTGGCGTTCCCCGCGACGCTGCCCGACGCGACACCCGACGACGACATCCGCGGGATCGGTGCCGCGCTGTACGCGCTGCTGGTCGATCGCTGGCCGCTGCCGGAATCCGGAACCCGCTCCGGTCTGGAACCCGCAGCGCTGGACTCGGCGGGTCAGCCGGTCGAACCCCGCGCCATCGACCGCGACATCCCGTTCCAGATCTCCGCCGCGGCGGCCCGCGCGGTGCAGCCGGGCGGCGGTATCCGCAGTGCACCCACCCTGCTGAACCTGCTGCACCAGGCGACCGCGATCGCCGACCGCACCGAGCTGCTGGAGTCCGTGGACGAACCCGACCACGTCGCGCCGGCTCGACGCGGCGAGGCTGCCCGTGAGACCGACGAGGTCGAGGAGAAGGCCCGCCGGCGCAAGGCGCTGTGGATCGGGCTGAGCGTCGCGGGCGCGATCATCGTCGTCGCGCTCGTGGTGCTGGCGTCGGTCCTCAGCAGCATCTTCGGTGACGTCGGAGGCGGGCTGAACAAAGACGAGCTCGGCCTGAACGCCCCGACGAGCGCGACCGAATCCGAAGGCGGCGACACCACCGCCACGGGCAGCACCGTGAAACCCACGCAGGTGACGGTGTTCTCGCCGGAAGGTGAGGCCGATTCGCCCGGTACGGCGTCGAATGCGATCGACGGAAATCCCGGCACCAGTTGGTCGACGGACACGTACTCCGACCCCGTCCCGTTCCCGGGCTTCAAGAACGGTGTGGGCTTGATGCTGCAGTTGCCGCAGTCCACCGTCGTCGGCTCGGTGACCCTCAACGTCTCCAGCACCGGCACGTCGGTGCAGATCCGGTCAGCGCAGTCGGCTTCGCCGTCATCGCTTTCGGACACCACGGAACTGTCCCCGCCGACCGCGCTGAAACCGGGGTCCAACACCATCTCGGTGAACAAGGCCGCGTCCACGCAGTACGTACTGGTGTGGATCTCGACACTCGGCACGGTCGACGGCAAGAGCCGCAGCGACATCTCGGAGATCACGGTCAAAGCCGCGGCCTGA
- a CDS encoding TIGR03084 family metal-binding protein, which produces MTTAAAIVADLRAESDDLDALVADLPAEQWATPTPAPGWTIAHQIAHLLWTDRVSLIAVTDEPGFQQVLSEAMQNPTGFVDAAAEEVALTPPGQLLSEWRTTRTRLHDELLGVADGRKLPWFGPPMSAASMATARMMETWAHGLDVADTLGVRRLATPRLRSIAHIGVRTRNFAFTVHGLPVPVDEFRVELVAPDGALWTWGPEDAAQRVTGSAEDFCMLVTQRRAPADLDVSAVGPDAQKWLTIAQAFAGPPGAGRG; this is translated from the coding sequence ATGACCACAGCGGCAGCGATCGTGGCCGATCTCCGTGCCGAAAGTGATGACCTCGACGCGCTCGTCGCCGACCTGCCTGCCGAGCAGTGGGCGACGCCGACCCCGGCACCGGGATGGACCATCGCCCACCAGATCGCCCACCTGCTGTGGACGGATCGCGTGTCGCTGATCGCCGTGACCGACGAGCCCGGCTTCCAGCAGGTGCTGTCCGAGGCCATGCAGAACCCGACGGGCTTCGTCGACGCCGCGGCCGAGGAAGTGGCGCTCACGCCGCCCGGCCAACTGCTGTCGGAATGGCGCACGACACGGACCCGTCTGCACGACGAGCTGCTCGGCGTCGCCGACGGGCGCAAGCTGCCCTGGTTCGGACCACCGATGAGCGCGGCGTCGATGGCGACGGCCCGGATGATGGAGACCTGGGCGCACGGCCTGGACGTGGCCGACACGCTCGGCGTCCGCAGGCTCGCGACCCCGCGGCTGCGCTCGATCGCCCACATCGGGGTGCGGACCCGCAACTTCGCGTTCACCGTGCACGGACTACCCGTGCCCGTCGACGAGTTCCGGGTCGAGCTCGTCGCCCCGGACGGTGCGCTCTGGACCTGGGGGCCCGAGGATGCCGCGCAACGCGTCACGGGCTCGGCCGAGGACTTCTGCATGCTGGTCACGCAGCGGCGGGCACCGGCCGATCTCGACGTGTCCGCCGTGGGGCCCGACGCACAGAAGTGGCTGACCATCGCGCAGGCGTTCGCGGGCCCGCCCGGCGCAGGCCGGGGCTGA
- a CDS encoding NUDIX hydrolase, which yields MSDGEQAKPRRRRGRRRGRRRAQRAAGPPVDNSEHTTAETGEPAANGTPDDKPTPTPKAQPKQHKPRPRRAPDRLRTVHETSAGGLVIDGIDGPKDTQLAALIGRVDRRGRMLWSLPKGHIELGETAEQTAIREVAEETGIQGSVLAALGSIDYWFVTEGRRVHKTVHHYLMRFLGGELSDDDVEVTEVAWVPLHELPSRLAYADERRLAEVADELIDKLHADGPGALPPLPRSAPRRRPQTHSHARNHRRDDSAQPQPRRRTNGCGQGP from the coding sequence GTGTCGGACGGCGAACAGGCCAAACCAAGACGACGCCGAGGCCGGCGCCGGGGCCGTCGTCGTGCGCAGCGCGCGGCCGGTCCACCCGTCGACAACAGCGAGCACACCACCGCCGAGACCGGCGAACCCGCCGCGAACGGCACTCCTGATGACAAGCCGACTCCGACACCCAAAGCCCAGCCCAAGCAGCACAAGCCCCGCCCCCGACGGGCTCCCGATCGGCTTCGCACGGTGCACGAGACCTCAGCGGGGGGCCTCGTGATCGACGGTATCGACGGCCCCAAGGACACCCAGCTGGCGGCGCTCATCGGCCGCGTCGACCGGCGCGGCCGTATGTTGTGGTCACTGCCCAAGGGGCACATCGAACTCGGCGAGACGGCCGAGCAGACCGCGATCCGGGAAGTCGCCGAGGAGACCGGCATCCAGGGCAGCGTGCTGGCTGCGCTGGGCAGCATCGACTACTGGTTTGTCACCGAGGGCCGACGCGTGCACAAGACGGTGCACCATTATCTGATGCGATTCCTCGGTGGTGAGCTGTCCGACGACGACGTCGAGGTCACCGAAGTCGCGTGGGTTCCGCTGCACGAACTGCCGTCCCGCCTGGCCTACGCCGACGAACGCCGCCTGGCCGAGGTCGCCGACGAGCTGATCGACAAACTGCACGCCGATGGGCCTGGCGCGCTGCCCCCACTCCCCCGCAGCGCACCGCGGCGCCGCCCCCAGACCCATTCGCACGCCCGCAATCACCGCCGCGACGATTCCGCTCAGCCCCAGCCCCGCCGGCGCACGAACGGATGCGGACAGGGACCGTGA
- the sigM gene encoding RNA polymerase sigma factor SigM: protein MTQQATPPDDARSDAELLAAHVEGDHQAFAELVHRHERQLRRLAYLTSRHHDDAEDAFQDALLSAHRTAASFRYDSAVSSWLYRIVVNACLDRLRRAKSQPASAPYDELGRIGHLRDPRGDPALHVDTAIMIERALLQLPVDQRAAVVAVDMQGYSVAETARLLGIAEGTVKSRCARARAKLAHSLQYFDRDERQPAPSGRRTDHP, encoded by the coding sequence GTGACACAGCAGGCAACACCACCGGATGACGCACGCTCCGACGCGGAGCTGCTCGCTGCCCATGTCGAGGGCGACCATCAGGCTTTCGCCGAGCTGGTGCACCGCCACGAGCGCCAGTTGCGCCGGCTCGCGTACCTCACGAGCCGTCATCACGACGACGCGGAAGACGCCTTTCAGGACGCGTTGCTGTCGGCGCACCGCACCGCGGCGTCCTTCCGCTACGACTCGGCGGTCAGCAGCTGGCTGTACCGCATCGTGGTCAACGCGTGCCTGGACCGGCTGCGGCGCGCCAAGAGTCAACCGGCGTCCGCGCCGTACGACGAGCTCGGCCGGATCGGACACCTACGGGATCCCCGTGGCGATCCGGCCCTGCACGTCGACACCGCGATCATGATCGAACGCGCGCTGCTGCAGCTTCCGGTCGACCAGCGCGCCGCCGTGGTCGCGGTGGACATGCAGGGCTACTCGGTGGCCGAGACCGCGCGGCTGCTTGGCATCGCGGAAGGCACCGTGAAGAGCCGCTGTGCGCGTGCCAGGGCCAAGCTCGCGCACTCGCTGCAGTACTTTGATCGCGATGAACGGCAGCCCGCACCCAGCGGCCGACGAACCGATCACCCCTGA